The Microbacter sp. GSS18 genome has a segment encoding these proteins:
- a CDS encoding acyltransferase family protein, with amino-acid sequence MSSPSAARYAGLDGLRAIAVALVLVYHLFPPGILPGGFIGVDVFFVISGFLITSLLLREHVQRRASITAFWRRRARRLLPALGVMIAVCASLGLVVGGDVLYRVGAQVAGAATFTYNWWTIAADSGYFAASSPEIFRNVWSLAVEEQFYLLLPLVLPLFFLLKRTWMLVAAALVLAAASASQMGLLLAGGADPARVYYGTDTHAFGLLLGVATAFALAPVLSRGAAPAVSGGTRTQQARVAAGARGTTPQRARVFAGARGTTPQQTKVTAGARGTTPQQTKVTADARGTTPQQTRVAAGARGTIAPGEGLRFVDVPPKPPEPGDPLDAAYAVLPAGWTIVLPPSARPAAPEAPRASTLTRVWTILVGAAALAGLVWVAVAPAGTAETAYAPSLLAASALATAVVVAAVWPGSPIGRALDAAPLRWVGQRSYGLYLWHWPLLVLAVFAATGAGPETGVPAWIGAGVLVATVAVAWASYRFVEEPVRRHGFRGAARRFGASLRAGGARRLRPAVIALATVVVIAGTTGAIAAAPEQTSAQAAVAAGEAALAEEARQAALEALAEADAAAESGGTAEAARSGSEAGTASAGAVDTTRGIAGTAVDAIGDSVMLAASPALLEALPGIRIDAEVSRSMWAAPRLVSALTDAGSLRDVLVIALGTNGPIDPSTLDTVADVAGPRRTIVLVNASAPRSWIPGVNETLRAFADAHDNVIVADWASAIGPHAGELASDRIHPGAAAGRRYAAAVLDAVERGEQRRLDLGRERLAERRDAAREDGLPVPQ; translated from the coding sequence ATGTCTTCGCCCTCTGCCGCCCGCTACGCGGGCCTCGACGGCCTCCGCGCGATCGCGGTGGCCCTCGTCCTGGTGTACCACCTGTTCCCGCCGGGGATCCTTCCCGGCGGGTTCATCGGCGTGGACGTCTTCTTCGTCATCAGCGGGTTCCTCATCACGAGCCTGCTGCTGCGCGAGCACGTGCAGCGCCGCGCGAGCATCACGGCGTTCTGGCGCCGTCGCGCGCGACGGCTGCTGCCGGCCCTGGGAGTCATGATCGCGGTGTGCGCGTCGCTCGGGCTCGTCGTCGGCGGCGACGTGCTGTACCGGGTCGGGGCCCAGGTCGCGGGGGCTGCGACCTTCACGTACAACTGGTGGACGATCGCCGCCGACAGCGGATACTTCGCCGCGTCGTCGCCCGAGATCTTCCGGAACGTGTGGTCGCTGGCCGTCGAGGAGCAGTTCTACCTGCTGCTGCCGCTCGTGCTGCCGCTGTTCTTCCTGCTCAAGCGCACGTGGATGCTGGTGGCCGCGGCCCTGGTGCTCGCGGCGGCGTCGGCATCCCAGATGGGGCTGTTGCTCGCGGGTGGAGCCGACCCGGCGCGCGTGTACTACGGCACCGACACCCACGCCTTCGGCCTGCTGCTGGGTGTGGCGACGGCGTTCGCGCTCGCTCCCGTGCTCAGCCGCGGCGCGGCGCCCGCCGTCTCGGGCGGCACGAGAACCCAGCAGGCGAGGGTCGCCGCCGGCGCGCGAGGCACCACACCCCAGCGGGCGAGGGTCTTCGCCGGCGCGCGAGGCACCACACCCCAGCAGACGAAGGTCACCGCCGGCGCGCGAGGCACCACACCCCAGCAGACGAAGGTCACCGCCGACGCGCGAGGCACCACACCCCAGCAGACGAGGGTCGCCGCCGGCGCGCGCGGCACCATCGCGCCGGGCGAGGGTCTGCGCTTCGTGGATGTGCCGCCCAAGCCCCCGGAGCCCGGTGATCCCCTCGACGCCGCGTACGCTGTGCTGCCCGCGGGCTGGACGATCGTGCTCCCGCCGTCGGCGCGCCCGGCGGCGCCCGAGGCTCCGCGGGCGAGCACGCTCACGCGCGTGTGGACGATCCTGGTGGGCGCCGCCGCCCTGGCCGGTCTCGTATGGGTCGCCGTCGCCCCCGCCGGCACGGCCGAGACGGCGTACGCGCCGTCGCTGCTCGCGGCGAGCGCGCTTGCGACCGCGGTCGTGGTGGCCGCGGTGTGGCCGGGGTCGCCGATCGGGCGCGCCCTGGATGCCGCGCCGCTGCGCTGGGTCGGACAGCGCTCGTACGGCCTGTACCTATGGCACTGGCCGCTGCTCGTGCTCGCGGTGTTCGCGGCGACCGGCGCCGGGCCCGAGACCGGCGTGCCCGCGTGGATCGGCGCCGGAGTGCTCGTGGCGACCGTCGCCGTGGCGTGGGCGTCGTACCGCTTCGTCGAGGAGCCGGTCCGGCGCCACGGGTTCCGCGGCGCCGCGCGACGCTTCGGCGCGTCGCTGCGCGCCGGGGGCGCCCGCCGCCTGCGCCCGGCCGTGATCGCCCTCGCCACAGTCGTCGTCATCGCCGGGACGACCGGCGCCATCGCCGCCGCGCCCGAGCAGACGTCGGCTCAGGCGGCCGTCGCCGCCGGAGAGGCCGCGCTCGCAGAGGAGGCACGCCAGGCTGCGCTCGAGGCGCTCGCAGAGGCGGACGCCGCGGCGGAGTCAGGCGGCACGGCGGAGGCTGCACGCTCCGGCAGCGAGGCCGGGACAGCCTCGGCCGGTGCGGTCGACACCACGCGCGGGATCGCCGGCACCGCCGTCGACGCGATCGGCGACTCGGTCATGCTCGCCGCCTCGCCCGCTCTGCTCGAGGCGCTCCCCGGCATCCGCATCGACGCCGAGGTCTCGCGGTCGATGTGGGCGGCGCCGCGGCTCGTGAGTGCGCTGACGGATGCGGGCAGCCTGCGCGACGTGCTGGTGATCGCCCTGGGGACGAACGGACCGATCGACCCGTCGACGCTCGACACCGTCGCGGACGTCGCCGGCCCACGCCGCACGATCGTGCTCGTGAACGCGTCGGCGCCGCGCAGTTGGATCCCGGGGGTCAACGAGACGCTGCGGGCGTTCGCCGACGCCCACGACAACGTCATCGTCGCCGACTGGGCCTCGGCGATCGGCCCGCACGCCGGCGAGCTCGCGAGCGACCGCATCCACCCGGGCGCCGCCGCAGGACGCCGCTATGCCGCCGCCGTCCTCGACGCCGTCGAGCGCGGCGAGCAGCGCCGGCTCGACCTCGGCCGCGAACGGCTCGCCGAGCGCCGGGACGCCGCCCGCGAGGACGGCCTTCCGGTCCCGCAGTAG